From one Flavobacterium sp. N502536 genomic stretch:
- a CDS encoding thiamine phosphate synthase yields the protein MYHKLQYISQGETIEEQLYNIHEALDAGCDWVQLRFKNQTEKDTFALAEAVKFLCEEYLANFIVNDNLYLAQQIAADGVHLGLSDMKIDEARAILGNTKIIGATANTFEDIESHIKNGCDYIGLGPFRFTTTKEKLSPILGLSGYFKIIQELKRNKLEIPVYAIGGITLNDISPLMETGIHGIAVSGMLTESDQKGKLIQQLNEKLYANVIV from the coding sequence ATGTATCATAAATTGCAATACATCTCACAAGGAGAAACCATAGAAGAGCAACTGTATAATATCCATGAGGCTTTAGATGCCGGGTGCGATTGGGTACAGCTGCGTTTTAAAAATCAAACTGAAAAAGACACTTTTGCTTTGGCTGAAGCCGTAAAATTTTTATGCGAAGAGTATCTGGCGAATTTTATTGTGAACGACAACCTCTACCTCGCTCAGCAAATCGCAGCAGACGGAGTTCACTTAGGACTTTCGGACATGAAAATCGACGAAGCAAGAGCCATACTGGGCAATACCAAAATCATAGGAGCAACAGCCAACACTTTTGAAGACATTGAAAGCCATATTAAAAATGGCTGTGATTATATTGGTTTGGGCCCCTTTCGTTTTACAACAACCAAAGAAAAACTAAGTCCGATTCTGGGTTTGTCAGGCTATTTTAAAATTATACAGGAGCTAAAAAGAAATAAACTTGAGATTCCTGTTTATGCTATTGGAGGAATCACGCTAAACGACATATCCCCTTTAATGGAAACCGGAATTCATGGAATTGCAGTCTCAGGAATGCTTACAGAAAGCGATCAAAAAGGAAAACTTATTCAACAACTAAACGAAAAGTTATATGCAAACGTCATTGTTTAA
- the thiS gene encoding sulfur carrier protein ThiS, with protein sequence MELKINQQIKQFNAESLSIQSLLDLEIPNKQNGIAVALNNTVVPRANWNQQLVSETDEILIISATQGG encoded by the coding sequence ATGGAACTAAAAATCAACCAACAAATCAAACAATTCAATGCTGAATCGTTAAGCATTCAGTCATTGCTCGATCTCGAAATTCCCAATAAACAAAACGGAATTGCCGTTGCCCTCAACAATACTGTTGTTCCAAGAGCCAACTGGAACCAACAACTCGTATCCGAAACTGACGAAATTCTAATTATTTCTGCTACTCAGGGAGGTTAA
- a CDS encoding thiamine phosphate synthase, with protein MIVITNPSQIKNETDIVHSLFEEGLALLHIRKPDFSEAETVQFIHQIKPEYRNKLVLHNHHDLAEDLGIGNLHFSEKERKHSHEVPAKFLNPGRNKNGSKSTSTHTIEDFNSLENDFDYAFLSPVFKSISKEEYHPKTNLFEVLKSRTNHKTKVIALGGMDAENIQKTLKNGFDDIALLGTIWKNENPVKQFKLCQQIVQLHFQ; from the coding sequence ATGATCGTAATTACCAATCCTTCCCAAATTAAAAATGAAACAGACATCGTTCATTCCTTATTTGAAGAAGGATTGGCTTTGCTTCATATTCGGAAACCCGATTTTTCTGAAGCAGAAACCGTGCAGTTTATTCATCAAATAAAACCGGAATATCGAAATAAACTTGTCTTGCATAATCATCATGACCTCGCAGAAGATTTAGGAATTGGCAACTTACATTTTTCTGAAAAAGAAAGAAAACATAGTCATGAGGTACCAGCAAAATTTTTAAACCCCGGCAGGAATAAAAACGGATCAAAATCAACATCAACACACACTATTGAAGATTTTAATTCGCTGGAAAATGATTTTGATTACGCATTTCTAAGTCCTGTTTTTAAAAGTATTTCCAAAGAAGAATATCATCCAAAAACCAACCTGTTTGAAGTTTTAAAATCAAGAACAAATCACAAAACAAAAGTGATCGCTTTAGGCGGAATGGATGCTGAAAACATTCAAAAAACACTCAAAAATGGTTTTGATGATATCGCTCTTTTAGGAACGATCTGGAAAAATGAAAACCCCGTAAAACAATTTAAATTATGTCAGCAAATCGTCCAATTGCACTTTCAATAG
- the thiH gene encoding 2-iminoacetate synthase ThiH, producing MKTFKSVFENYDWDTIQSKIYQTTSKDVERALFKTKRSLDDFLVLISPAAQQYLEQMAQQCHEITKKRFGKTIQMYAPLYLSNECQNICTYCGFSLDNKIKRKTLTDAEIKIEVEALKEIGFDHVLLVTGEANYTVNINYFLNAIALIRKEFSIISVEVQPLSTEDYERLHQAGVYSVLVYQETYHQDVYKKYHTKGKKSNFDYRLETPDRIGTAGIHKMGLGVLLGLEDWRTDSFFNALHLDYLQKKYWQTKYSVSFPRLRPAEGIIEPNFIMDDKDLTQLICAYRLWNEDLEISISTRENEKFRNNIIPIGVTSMSAGSKTNPGGYVVDPQSLEQFEISDERSAKEIAQIITNSGYEPVWKDWDKSYC from the coding sequence ATGAAAACATTCAAATCGGTTTTTGAGAATTATGATTGGGATACTATTCAATCTAAAATATATCAAACCACATCAAAAGATGTAGAACGCGCTTTGTTTAAAACCAAACGAAGTCTCGATGATTTTTTGGTATTAATTTCTCCTGCTGCACAACAATATCTGGAGCAAATGGCACAGCAATGTCATGAAATTACCAAAAAGCGCTTTGGTAAAACCATTCAAATGTATGCACCGCTGTACCTAAGCAACGAATGCCAAAACATTTGTACCTATTGCGGATTTAGTTTAGACAATAAAATCAAACGAAAAACCCTTACTGATGCGGAGATCAAAATTGAAGTAGAAGCTTTAAAAGAGATCGGTTTTGACCACGTTTTACTGGTTACCGGTGAAGCAAACTACACGGTAAACATCAATTATTTTTTAAATGCCATTGCGTTAATAAGAAAAGAGTTTTCAATTATCTCTGTTGAAGTTCAGCCGCTTTCCACCGAAGATTATGAGCGTTTACATCAGGCTGGTGTTTATTCTGTTCTGGTTTATCAGGAAACCTATCATCAGGATGTCTATAAAAAATACCATACAAAAGGAAAAAAGTCTAATTTTGATTACCGACTGGAGACTCCCGACCGAATTGGCACAGCAGGAATCCATAAGATGGGGCTTGGTGTTTTATTAGGTCTGGAAGATTGGCGAACGGATAGTTTTTTTAATGCCCTGCATCTGGATTATCTGCAAAAGAAATACTGGCAAACCAAATATTCGGTTTCCTTTCCAAGACTCCGACCGGCAGAAGGCATTATCGAGCCTAATTTTATTATGGATGATAAAGATCTCACACAGTTGATTTGTGCCTACCGTTTGTGGAATGAAGATCTGGAAATCTCGATTTCTACACGTGAAAATGAGAAGTTCAGAAATAATATTATACCAATTGGCGTTACAAGCATGAGTGCAGGATCGAAAACCAATCCCGGTGGTTATGTTGTTGACCCGCAATCACTAGAACAATTTGAGATCAGCGATGAACGTTCTGCCAAAGAGATTGCACAAATTATAACCAATTCAGGCTATGAACCTGTTTGGAAAGACTGGGACAAAAGTTACTGTTAG
- a CDS encoding queuosine precursor transporter, whose translation MFKNRREIVFVILAGIFITNAVVAELIGGKLIQIGPFVMSIGILPWPIVFLTTDLINEYFGEKGVKKLSFITACLIAYAFLILFMAIVIPAAKGISPVNDEQFSAVFGQSMWIIVGSLIAFIASQLIDVWIFWFFKRRTGERKIWLRTTGSTVISQLFDSFIVLGIAFWLPGKIDFDTFISSGLTGYIFKLSVAVLLTPAIYAGHHLIKKYLDRDPAHEDPKHKK comes from the coding sequence ATGTTTAAAAACCGCAGAGAAATTGTTTTTGTAATTCTGGCCGGCATCTTTATCACGAATGCTGTTGTAGCCGAACTTATTGGAGGAAAATTAATTCAGATTGGACCATTTGTCATGAGCATTGGTATTCTGCCCTGGCCTATTGTCTTTTTAACAACCGATTTGATCAACGAGTATTTTGGTGAAAAAGGAGTGAAAAAACTGTCCTTTATAACCGCCTGTTTGATTGCATATGCCTTTCTAATCTTATTCATGGCCATTGTTATTCCGGCTGCCAAAGGAATCAGTCCTGTTAACGACGAGCAATTTAGTGCCGTTTTCGGTCAAAGTATGTGGATCATCGTCGGGAGTTTAATCGCTTTCATCGCTTCTCAGCTGATCGATGTCTGGATCTTTTGGTTTTTTAAAAGACGTACCGGAGAACGAAAAATATGGCTCAGAACAACCGGATCAACTGTAATCTCGCAATTATTCGATTCTTTTATTGTACTTGGAATTGCGTTCTGGTTGCCCGGAAAAATTGATTTTGATACTTTCATTTCATCAGGTTTAACGGGTTATATTTTTAAACTGTCAGTTGCTGTTTTACTGACACCGGCGATTTATGCAGGACATCATTTGATTAAGAAATACTTAGACAGAGATCCAGCACACGAAGACCCCAAACACAAAAAATAA
- the tsf gene encoding translation elongation factor Ts, producing MATITAADVNKLRQSTGAGMMDCKKALVEAEGDFDKAIQILREKGQKVAANRSDRESSEGAAVSFINADNTKGAIITLNCETDFVGKNEAFVTLAKDLVEKAINFSSKEEFLASDFNGITVAEKLIEQTGVIGEKIEIGGFEILEGAFVGSYVHVNKIAALTAISAAIPNADVLTKDVSMQVASMGADTLSYKDFDPAFVESELAARIAVIEKDNEEAKRLGKTLKNVPKYISFSQLTEEVLKQAEEDAKAELKAEGKPEQIWDKIIPGKVQRFISDNTTLDQEKALLDQNFIKDDSKKVGDYVKGFNVEITGFKRVTLG from the coding sequence ATGGCAACAATTACTGCTGCAGACGTAAATAAATTAAGACAATCTACAGGTGCCGGAATGATGGACTGTAAAAAAGCTTTAGTTGAAGCTGAAGGAGATTTCGATAAAGCGATCCAAATCCTTAGAGAAAAAGGACAAAAAGTTGCTGCTAACCGTTCTGACCGTGAGTCTTCTGAAGGAGCTGCTGTTTCTTTTATCAATGCAGACAACACTAAAGGAGCTATCATCACTTTAAACTGCGAAACAGATTTCGTAGGTAAAAATGAAGCTTTCGTAACTTTAGCTAAAGATTTAGTTGAAAAAGCTATTAACTTTTCTTCTAAAGAAGAATTTTTAGCTTCAGATTTCAACGGAATTACTGTTGCTGAAAAATTAATCGAACAAACTGGTGTTATCGGTGAAAAAATCGAAATCGGTGGTTTTGAAATTTTAGAAGGTGCTTTCGTTGGATCTTATGTTCACGTTAACAAAATTGCTGCATTAACTGCAATTTCTGCTGCAATTCCTAACGCTGACGTTTTAACTAAAGATGTTTCTATGCAAGTTGCTTCTATGGGAGCTGATACATTATCTTACAAAGATTTTGATCCTGCTTTCGTTGAATCTGAACTTGCTGCTCGTATTGCTGTAATCGAAAAAGATAATGAAGAGGCAAAACGTTTAGGAAAAACTTTAAAAAATGTTCCTAAATACATCTCTTTCTCTCAATTAACTGAAGAAGTTTTAAAACAAGCTGAAGAAGATGCTAAAGCTGAATTAAAAGCTGAAGGTAAACCAGAGCAAATTTGGGATAAAATTATTCCTGGAAAAGTTCAACGTTTCATCTCTGACAACACTACTTTAGATCAAGAAAAAGCTTTGTTAGATCAAAACTTTATCAAAGATGACAGTAAAAAAGTTGGTGATTATGTTAAAGGATTCAATGTTGAAATTACAGGTTTCAAAAGAGTTACTTTAGGTTAA
- a CDS encoding hydroxymethylpyrimidine/phosphomethylpyrimidine kinase, translated as MSANRPIALSIAGFDPSGGAGVLADIKTFEQHQVTGFAILTANTIQTENEFIEIQWTPLNFVIRTVETFFERYEISAVKIGIVPSLNYLNQILSVIKQLSPDTLIVWDPVLKSTTQFEFTSLDDRFDLNEILSKINLITPNYNEIELLFPGFITNQPGLQNEIPTNILLKGGHHPSTTGTDRLFLKDEITDLLPSDKKCFEKHGSGCVLSAAIASNLAWNQPLKEACRNAKIYIEKYLNSTSTLIGHHYVS; from the coding sequence ATGTCAGCAAATCGTCCAATTGCACTTTCAATAGCCGGCTTTGATCCCTCGGGTGGTGCCGGTGTTTTGGCAGACATCAAAACTTTTGAGCAGCATCAGGTAACCGGTTTTGCGATTTTAACCGCGAATACCATTCAAACTGAAAATGAGTTTATTGAAATTCAATGGACTCCTTTGAATTTTGTCATTCGTACTGTCGAAACCTTTTTCGAACGGTACGAAATCAGCGCTGTTAAAATTGGAATTGTTCCGTCCTTGAATTATCTGAATCAGATTCTTTCGGTGATAAAACAACTATCGCCTGACACTTTAATTGTTTGGGATCCGGTCTTAAAATCAACTACTCAATTTGAATTCACAAGCCTTGACGATCGTTTCGATTTAAATGAAATTTTATCCAAAATTAATTTGATTACGCCTAATTACAACGAAATCGAATTATTATTTCCGGGTTTTATCACTAATCAACCTGGGCTTCAAAATGAAATTCCCACGAACATTTTATTAAAAGGCGGACATCATCCTTCGACAACCGGAACCGATCGTTTGTTTCTGAAAGACGAAATTACCGATCTGCTGCCTTCTGATAAAAAATGCTTTGAGAAACACGGCTCAGGCTGCGTATTATCAGCCGCAATTGCCTCAAATCTTGCATGGAATCAACCTTTAAAAGAAGCCTGCAGGAATGCTAAGATCTACATAGAAAAATATCTGAATTCCACTTCAACTTTAATCGGACATCATTATGTATCATAA
- a CDS encoding GxxExxY protein, which yields MSENEISYRVRGAIFTVYNTLGPGLLESVYESALYYQLNKDGLNTIKQINLPVKYDNVELDITFRLDLLVENKVIVELKSVDELKAIHFKQLNTYLKLTDKKLGLLVNFNCINILDNIHRVVNKI from the coding sequence ATGTCAGAAAATGAAATTTCATATCGAGTACGAGGAGCTATTTTTACAGTATACAACACTCTAGGCCCAGGATTGTTGGAATCCGTTTACGAAAGTGCTTTATATTATCAATTAAACAAGGATGGCCTAAATACTATCAAACAAATTAATCTACCTGTTAAATATGATAATGTAGAATTAGATATCACTTTTCGATTGGATTTATTAGTTGAAAACAAAGTAATTGTTGAATTAAAATCTGTAGATGAATTAAAAGCCATTCACTTTAAACAATTAAATACTTATTTAAAATTAACAGATAAAAAACTGGGGCTATTGGTCAACTTTAATTGCATAAATATTCTGGATAATATACATCGAGTCGTAAACAAAATCTAA
- a CDS encoding M3 family metallopeptidase, with the protein MKKLMTIFLMGTTLFAANAQTNPLVQKWTGPYGGVPAFNEYKVSQFKPGIEFAIQEKLSEIDAIANNPKAPTFDNTIAAMERSGATMDRISAVYGIYRSNLSSPEFSAIDREMSPKFSEFSDKINQNKKLFTRIETLYNSKESKKLTSEQQRLIWLYYTNFVRQGAKLNEADKEKVAAINKELATLFTRFSQNLLAEEQNQYVELKTESDFDGLPEEVKKAAIAEAKDRKLNVLGCIANTRSSIEPFLTFSTRRDLREKAFDIFVKRGDNGNANDNNSTLVSILELRTKKAKLLGFPTFAHWSLSNKMAKDPQKTLDLMLSVWEPAVEKVREDVAEMQKIVDAEGGKFKIQPWDYRYYAEKVRKAKYDLDQNEVKPYLQLEKLREGMFWVAGELFNLSFKQISNVPVYHPDVRVWEVSNKLTGKAVGLWYFDPYARAGKRSGAWMNAYRNQERMDGEVLTIVSNNCNFIKGAPNEPILISWEDASTLFHEFGHALHGLCSNVTYPSLAGTSVARDYVEFPSQLLEHWLATPEVLNKFALHYKTGEPLPKALVDRIERAANFGEGFSTVETISSSLIDMKLHLATTTIDPHKFEKEILDALHMPSEIVMRHRIPQFGHIFSGDGYSAGYYSYLWADVINADAYEAFTEGKGPYDKAVAKRLYETIFSVGNTIDQEKAYENFRGRAPKSDALMRARNFPIKSKK; encoded by the coding sequence ATGAAAAAATTAATGACAATTTTTCTCATGGGAACAACCTTATTTGCGGCTAACGCACAGACCAATCCGTTGGTTCAAAAATGGACGGGCCCCTATGGCGGAGTTCCTGCTTTTAATGAGTATAAAGTTTCGCAGTTTAAACCGGGAATTGAATTTGCTATTCAGGAAAAACTAAGCGAAATAGATGCTATTGCTAACAATCCGAAAGCACCAACTTTTGATAATACAATTGCTGCGATGGAGCGTTCAGGTGCCACAATGGACCGAATTTCTGCTGTTTACGGAATTTACAGATCTAATTTAAGCAGCCCGGAATTTAGTGCTATTGACAGAGAAATGTCTCCTAAGTTTTCGGAGTTTAGTGATAAAATCAATCAGAATAAAAAACTCTTTACAAGAATTGAAACGCTTTACAATTCTAAGGAGAGTAAAAAATTAACCAGCGAACAACAACGTCTGATCTGGTTGTATTATACAAATTTTGTTCGTCAGGGAGCAAAATTAAATGAAGCGGATAAAGAGAAAGTGGCCGCAATAAATAAGGAGCTGGCGACACTTTTTACCCGTTTTAGTCAAAACTTATTGGCGGAAGAGCAAAATCAATATGTGGAATTAAAAACAGAAAGTGATTTTGACGGACTGCCTGAAGAGGTTAAGAAAGCCGCTATTGCTGAGGCCAAAGACAGAAAACTAAATGTTTTGGGTTGTATTGCTAATACACGTTCTTCAATTGAGCCTTTCCTGACTTTTTCTACACGCAGAGATTTAAGAGAAAAAGCGTTTGATATTTTTGTAAAACGTGGTGATAATGGAAATGCGAATGATAACAATTCAACATTAGTTTCTATTTTAGAATTACGAACTAAAAAAGCTAAATTATTAGGTTTCCCAACTTTTGCGCATTGGAGTTTGTCTAACAAAATGGCAAAGGATCCTCAAAAAACTTTAGACTTAATGCTTTCTGTATGGGAACCTGCAGTTGAAAAAGTGCGTGAAGATGTAGCAGAAATGCAAAAAATCGTAGATGCAGAAGGGGGTAAATTCAAAATTCAGCCATGGGATTACCGTTATTATGCTGAAAAAGTTAGAAAAGCGAAGTACGATTTAGATCAAAATGAAGTTAAACCGTATTTACAGTTAGAAAAGTTAAGAGAAGGAATGTTTTGGGTAGCGGGCGAATTGTTTAATTTGAGTTTTAAACAAATTTCAAATGTGCCGGTGTATCACCCTGACGTTCGTGTTTGGGAAGTAAGTAATAAATTGACAGGTAAAGCAGTTGGTTTATGGTATTTTGATCCTTATGCACGTGCAGGAAAACGTTCAGGAGCCTGGATGAATGCGTATCGCAATCAGGAGAGAATGGATGGAGAGGTGTTGACGATTGTGTCTAACAACTGTAACTTTATAAAAGGAGCTCCGAACGAGCCTATTTTAATCTCCTGGGAAGATGCTTCAACTTTGTTTCATGAGTTTGGACACGCGCTTCACGGATTATGTTCAAATGTAACTTATCCAAGTTTAGCAGGAACTTCTGTAGCTCGTGATTATGTTGAGTTCCCATCTCAATTATTAGAGCATTGGTTAGCGACTCCTGAGGTGTTGAACAAGTTTGCATTACACTACAAAACGGGTGAGCCGTTGCCAAAAGCTTTGGTGGACAGAATTGAAAGAGCAGCTAATTTTGGTGAAGGTTTTTCAACTGTAGAAACTATTTCGAGTTCTTTAATCGATATGAAGCTTCATTTGGCGACTACGACTATTGATCCTCATAAATTTGAAAAAGAGATTTTAGATGCGCTTCATATGCCGTCAGAAATTGTAATGCGTCATAGAATTCCTCAATTCGGACATATTTTCTCAGGTGACGGATATTCGGCAGGATACTATAGTTATTTATGGGCTGATGTAATCAATGCAGATGCTTACGAAGCTTTTACGGAAGGAAAAGGACCTTATGATAAAGCGGTGGCAAAACGTTTGTATGAAACTATTTTCAGTGTTGGAAATACGATCGATCAGGAGAAAGCCTATGAAAACTTTAGAGGAAGAGCTCCTAAATCGGATGCTTTAATGCGTGCCAGAAATTTTCCGATTAAGAGTAAGAAGTAA
- the thiC gene encoding phosphomethylpyrimidine synthase ThiC — MTTEEQISRTPFPNSKKVYVNGEIHPIKVAMREVLLSDTKLSNGGIEKNPPVTVYDTSGPYTDPNIEIDIRKGLPRLREQWILDRNDVEILSEITSDYGQSRLKDESLNHLRFEYLHQPKRAKNGANVTQLYYAKQGIITPEMEYIAIRENQRIELLNEQTKAMQCQHGGHSFGANTPKSKITPEFVRSEVACGRAIIPNNINHPESEPMIVGRNFLVKINANIGNSAVTSSIEEEVEKAVWACRWGADTIMDLSTGKNIHETREWIIRNSPVPIGTVPIYQALEKVKGIAEDLTWEVFRDTLIEQAEQGVSYFTIHAGVLLRYIHLTADRVTGIVSRGGSIMAKWCLFHHKENFLYTHFEEICAIMKQYDVAFSLGDGLRPGSIADANDAAQFAELETLGELTKIAWKHDVQVFIEGPGHVPMHMIKENMDKQLEHCHEAPFYTLGPLTTDIAPGYDHITSAIGAAMIGWYGCAMLCYVTPKEHLGLPNKKDVKDGVITYKISAHAADLAKGHPGAQYRDNALSKARFEFRWEDQFNLALDPDTAREFHDETLPADGAKVAHFCSMCGPKFCSMKISQEIRDVAAAEKGMQEKSEEFIEQGKEIYI, encoded by the coding sequence ATGACTACAGAAGAACAAATTTCCAGAACACCATTTCCCAACTCCAAAAAAGTATACGTAAATGGTGAAATTCACCCTATCAAAGTGGCCATGCGCGAAGTGCTGCTAAGCGACACTAAACTTTCAAACGGCGGAATTGAAAAAAATCCTCCCGTAACGGTTTACGACACTTCAGGGCCATACACTGATCCAAATATTGAAATTGACATCCGAAAAGGGCTTCCAAGACTAAGAGAACAATGGATTTTAGATCGTAATGATGTCGAAATCCTAAGTGAAATTACTTCCGATTACGGACAGAGCCGATTGAAAGACGAAAGTTTAAATCATCTTCGATTTGAATATTTGCATCAGCCTAAAAGAGCCAAAAACGGAGCAAATGTCACACAATTGTATTACGCCAAACAAGGCATTATCACTCCTGAAATGGAATATATTGCTATTCGTGAAAACCAGCGAATAGAGCTTTTAAACGAACAAACCAAAGCCATGCAATGCCAGCACGGCGGTCATAGTTTTGGAGCCAATACGCCAAAAAGCAAAATCACTCCCGAATTTGTTCGAAGCGAAGTAGCTTGCGGAAGAGCTATTATCCCAAACAACATCAATCACCCTGAAAGCGAACCTATGATTGTTGGTCGTAACTTTTTGGTAAAAATAAACGCCAACATTGGTAATAGCGCTGTGACTTCAAGCATTGAAGAAGAAGTTGAAAAAGCCGTCTGGGCTTGCCGTTGGGGTGCCGATACCATTATGGATTTATCAACGGGTAAAAACATACATGAAACCAGAGAATGGATTATTCGCAACTCTCCTGTGCCGATTGGTACCGTGCCCATTTATCAGGCTCTGGAAAAAGTAAAAGGAATTGCCGAAGACCTAACCTGGGAAGTTTTTCGCGATACTTTAATCGAACAGGCAGAACAAGGTGTTTCTTATTTTACCATTCATGCCGGGGTACTGTTACGTTACATTCATTTAACTGCCGACAGGGTTACGGGAATTGTTTCGCGTGGCGGATCTATTATGGCAAAATGGTGTTTGTTTCACCATAAAGAAAACTTTTTATACACTCATTTTGAAGAGATCTGTGCAATCATGAAACAATATGATGTTGCTTTTTCTCTGGGCGACGGTTTACGTCCGGGTTCTATTGCAGATGCCAATGATGCCGCTCAATTTGCCGAGTTAGAAACTTTGGGAGAATTAACTAAAATTGCCTGGAAACACGATGTTCAGGTTTTCATTGAAGGTCCGGGTCACGTTCCTATGCATATGATCAAGGAGAATATGGACAAACAGCTGGAACATTGCCACGAAGCACCTTTTTATACTTTGGGACCTCTAACAACCGACATTGCACCGGGTTACGATCACATTACCTCTGCCATTGGAGCGGCAATGATTGGCTGGTACGGCTGCGCGATGCTGTGTTATGTTACTCCGAAGGAACACCTTGGCTTACCCAATAAAAAAGACGTAAAAGACGGCGTAATCACCTATAAAATTTCTGCTCACGCTGCCGATTTGGCCAAAGGTCATCCGGGTGCGCAATACCGTGACAATGCCTTAAGTAAAGCGCGTTTTGAATTCCGCTGGGAAGATCAGTTCAACTTAGCTCTAGATCCCGATACGGCTAGAGAATTCCACGATGAAACACTACCTGCCGATGGTGCAAAAGTGGCTCATTTCTGTTCGATGTGCGGTCCTAAATTCTGTTCTATGAAGATTTCTCAGGAAATTCGTGATGTCGCTGCTGCTGAAAAAGGTATGCAGGAAAAATCAGAAGAGTTTATCGAGCAGGGGAAAGAGATCTACATCTAG
- a CDS encoding DNA-3-methyladenine glycosylase I, with the protein MESENLIRCGWCSSSALYKKYHDEEWGVPVYDDPSIFEFLILETFQAGLSWITILNKRENFRAAFDAFDYKKIAQYPEEKIESLLQDTGIIRNKLKIRATVSNAQAFLKVQEEFGTFSKYIWKFTNGKPIDNNPKTLKDVPATTPLSDEISKDLKKRGFKFVGSTVIYAHMQATGMVNDHVEDCFIRKGK; encoded by the coding sequence ATGGAGAGTGAAAATCTAATACGTTGCGGCTGGTGTTCTTCCAGTGCTTTATATAAAAAATACCACGACGAAGAATGGGGCGTTCCTGTTTACGACGATCCTTCTATATTCGAGTTTTTAATTCTGGAAACCTTTCAGGCAGGCTTAAGCTGGATCACCATTTTGAACAAAAGAGAAAACTTCAGAGCTGCTTTTGATGCTTTCGACTATAAAAAAATTGCTCAGTACCCAGAAGAGAAAATAGAATCTCTATTACAGGATACCGGAATTATTCGCAACAAACTTAAAATTCGCGCTACCGTTTCAAACGCACAGGCATTCCTGAAAGTACAGGAAGAATTTGGTACCTTCTCCAAGTATATTTGGAAATTCACCAACGGAAAACCGATCGACAACAACCCAAAAACCTTAAAAGATGTTCCTGCTACAACTCCACTTTCCGACGAAATCAGCAAAGATTTGAAAAAACGCGGCTTCAAGTTTGTTGGCTCAACGGTGATTTACGCTCATATGCAGGCCACCGGAATGGTTAACGATCATGTCGAAGACTGCTTTATCCGAAAGGGGAAATAG
- a CDS encoding thiazole synthase, whose amino-acid sequence MQTSLFNIGDKTLTSRLFLGTGKFGSNLEMEEAILASGSELVTVALKRIDLETETDAILTHLNHPNIHLLPNTSGARNAKEAVFAAQLAREALETNWLKLEIHPDPKYLMPDPIETLKATEELAKLGFFVLPYIHADPVLCKHLESAGTTAVMPLGSPIGSNKGLKTIDFLEIIIEQSNVPVIVDAGIGSPSDAAKAMEIGADAVLVNTAIAVAGNPRLMAEAFKEAVIAGRKAFEAKIAPQQNHALASSPLTSFLYE is encoded by the coding sequence ATGCAAACGTCATTGTTTAACATAGGAGATAAAACTTTAACCTCCCGCCTGTTTTTAGGAACGGGAAAATTTGGTTCCAACCTGGAAATGGAAGAGGCCATTTTGGCATCGGGAAGCGAGTTGGTAACTGTGGCTCTAAAACGTATCGATCTCGAAACCGAAACAGATGCTATTTTAACGCATTTGAATCATCCGAACATTCATTTATTACCCAACACATCAGGAGCTCGAAATGCTAAAGAAGCCGTTTTTGCAGCACAATTAGCGAGAGAAGCACTGGAAACGAATTGGTTGAAACTCGAGATTCACCCAGATCCGAAATACCTGATGCCCGATCCGATAGAGACTTTAAAAGCAACAGAAGAACTGGCTAAACTTGGTTTTTTTGTTCTGCCCTACATTCATGCCGATCCCGTTTTATGCAAACATTTGGAAAGTGCAGGAACAACAGCCGTTATGCCTTTAGGTTCTCCCATTGGAAGCAATAAAGGTTTAAAAACAATCGATTTTCTGGAAATTATTATCGAACAGAGTAATGTTCCGGTAATAGTCGACGCCGGAATCGGATCACCGTCTGACGCTGCAAAAGCGATGGAAATTGGCGCTGATGCTGTTTTAGTGAATACTGCAATTGCGGTTGCAGGAAATCCGAGATTAATGGCAGAGGCCTTTAAAGAAGCGGTTATTGCCGGCCGAAAAGCCTTTGAAGCTAAAATTGCTCCTCAGCAAAATCATGCTTTGGCTTCCAGTCCTTTGACCTCTTTTTTATATGAGTAG